In Lacrimispora indolis DSM 755, a genomic segment contains:
- a CDS encoding diguanylate cyclase domain-containing protein, whose protein sequence is MSEKMNQDMMEKVNSFFRVPVTANEIGKKLIENKTIDFFYEKSRNSFFLGILKSYENEIYSFAYAGVDGEYYGALRNKKGEFELVKNNDETGKECWRYSVNENFTAGEFMLNLGAFDPRLLEWYQAAEREKGPVFSPVYRDFLVDDLAVSVSCPVYDEEGRLKGVLGAHMRLSDIGNYLKNQAAGSKGCVSVLEEDTRYLIANSMGEDNYAIAADGSLKRNTIDGLSLPVIKDSYEKYLKSHEAEFPLKTGKDNWYADIQEYRKAGLNWIIVSAIPESLLAAELNRNIRVSAELAVAAGILSIGIFSLIIRRLYKPINGLLTVAEGISAGNLEQRVEIVRNDEIGRISNVFNRLADSLLDMVKHLECIVEMRTQELNKANEILKENQSQLHLILDTAAEAIFGTDLNGRCTFCNKSCLNLLGYSKPEELLGRDMGAALGCGGQEDWAGALKRADGTYFEAEYRALPQLKEGQHVGYVITVADITERKKGEEKIRFLSYHDPLTGLVNRRCFEQEMKQVDTQQNHPVSLIFLDLNGLKLINDAFGHTAGDEFIIKVAGVLKQICREGDVAARIGGDEFTVLLPRTSREEAETIAAGIKNQVAVEKVNMVSCSVAVGTATKFKHWQKIERILETAENEMYKEKSISSINFGIHAINGIITSLHMKSPWEKIHSEEVSKLCEKIGIAMGLPETELKKLRDGAYLHDIGKITLSESILEKTPDQLTEVEHEMIRQHPAIGYRILNLSQETLDLANGVYGHHECWDGSGYPKGLKGEEIPLISRILSVAEAYERNFNREKDPKVGAEKALQAILRGSGKKYDPAIAQLFVRIMKEEKQNPS, encoded by the coding sequence GTTCCGGTTACGGCAAATGAAATAGGGAAAAAACTGATTGAAAATAAAACCATTGATTTTTTTTATGAAAAGAGCCGCAACTCTTTTTTTCTTGGAATTTTAAAATCCTATGAGAATGAGATTTACAGTTTTGCTTATGCAGGGGTTGATGGGGAGTATTATGGTGCCCTCAGAAATAAAAAGGGGGAATTTGAACTCGTAAAGAACAATGATGAAACAGGGAAAGAATGCTGGCGTTACTCCGTTAATGAGAATTTTACAGCAGGGGAGTTTATGCTGAATTTAGGAGCCTTTGATCCGCGGCTGCTGGAATGGTATCAGGCGGCTGAAAGAGAGAAAGGGCCTGTCTTTTCCCCTGTATACAGAGATTTTCTGGTGGATGACCTGGCAGTATCCGTTTCATGTCCGGTGTATGATGAGGAAGGAAGACTGAAAGGTGTTTTGGGAGCTCACATGCGGCTCTCTGACATTGGGAATTATTTAAAAAATCAGGCGGCCGGTTCCAAGGGCTGTGTGTCTGTGCTGGAGGAAGATACCCGGTATTTAATCGCTAATTCCATGGGGGAAGATAATTATGCCATAGCCGCCGATGGGTCACTGAAAAGAAATACCATTGACGGCCTTTCTCTTCCCGTTATAAAAGACAGCTATGAGAAATATCTTAAATCCCATGAGGCAGAATTTCCCTTAAAGACAGGAAAGGACAACTGGTATGCGGACATACAGGAGTACCGCAAGGCCGGACTAAACTGGATTATTGTTTCCGCGATCCCGGAAAGCCTCCTGGCTGCGGAACTGAACCGGAATATCAGGGTATCGGCAGAGCTGGCTGTTGCTGCCGGCATTCTTTCCATAGGGATCTTTTCCCTGATCATCCGAAGGCTTTATAAGCCCATCAACGGTCTGCTTACTGTTGCGGAAGGCATTTCCGCGGGAAATTTAGAGCAAAGAGTGGAGATTGTAAGGAACGATGAGATCGGAAGAATATCCAACGTATTCAACCGGCTGGCAGACAGTCTCCTTGACATGGTCAAGCATTTAGAATGTATTGTTGAAATGCGGACCCAGGAGCTTAATAAGGCAAATGAAATATTAAAAGAGAATCAGTCCCAGCTTCACCTCATACTGGATACTGCGGCGGAAGCCATATTTGGTACGGACTTAAATGGAAGATGCACGTTCTGCAACAAAAGCTGTCTTAACCTCCTGGGATATTCAAAGCCCGAGGAGCTGCTGGGGAGGGATATGGGGGCTGCTCTGGGCTGCGGCGGGCAGGAAGATTGGGCCGGTGCGCTTAAACGGGCGGACGGTACGTATTTTGAGGCGGAGTATCGGGCCCTGCCCCAGTTAAAGGAGGGGCAGCACGTCGGGTACGTCATAACAGTTGCCGATATCACGGAACGGAAAAAAGGGGAGGAAAAGATCCGCTTTTTAAGCTATCACGATCCCCTTACCGGATTGGTAAACAGAAGGTGCTTTGAACAGGAGATGAAACAGGTGGATACGCAGCAGAACCATCCGGTCTCTCTGATTTTTCTTGATTTAAACGGCTTAAAGCTCATCAATGATGCCTTTGGACATACGGCCGGGGATGAATTTATTATTAAAGTCGCCGGGGTCTTAAAACAGATCTGCCGGGAAGGGGATGTTGCTGCCCGCATCGGCGGCGATGAATTTACGGTTTTGCTGCCCCGCACTTCCAGGGAAGAGGCGGAGACCATTGCTGCAGGGATAAAAAATCAGGTTGCCGTGGAAAAGGTGAATATGGTGTCATGCAGCGTTGCAGTGGGAACTGCAACAAAGTTCAAGCACTGGCAGAAGATCGAACGGATACTGGAGACAGCAGAAAATGAAATGTATAAGGAAAAGAGCATTTCTTCCATAAACTTTGGCATTCATGCCATCAACGGCATCATCACCTCTCTTCATATGAAAAGCCCGTGGGAGAAAATCCACTCGGAAGAGGTCAGCAAGCTGTGCGAGAAGATCGGTATTGCCATGGGGCTTCCTGAAACAGAGCTTAAGAAGCTGAGGGATGGGGCGTATCTTCACGACATCGGCAAGATCACCCTAAGCGAATCGATTCTTGAGAAAACTCCTGATCAGCTGACAGAAGTTGAACATGAAATGATAAGGCAGCATCCTGCCATCGGATACCGTATACTGAATCTGTCCCAGGAAACCCTGGATCTTGCCAACGGAGTGTACGGCCATCATGAATGCTGGGATGGTTCCGGATATCCCAAGGGCTTAAAGGGAGAGGAGATCCCCCTTATTTCACGGATATTATCTGTTGCGGAAGCTTATGAGAGGAACTTTAACCGGGAAAAGGATCCGAAAGTTGGAGCGGAAAAAGCGCTGCAGGCTATTTTAAGGGGCTCCGGGAAAAAGTATGATCCGGCAATTGCCCAGTTGTTTGTACGCATCATGAAGGAAGAAAAACAGAATCCGTCTTAA
- a CDS encoding L-cystine transporter, with protein MDLVWTLVTIAVILMLVGILYHMQKKHISFSKRVFSALLMGIAAGSILQLAFASDSPILATSLDWISVIGTGYVNLLKMIVIPLIMVSIISATVNLKSHTSLGKISTYVLATLLLTVFISALVGTATANIFHLSAEEITVGQAESDRAEYLEGKVTTVQEQTIPQQILSFIPQNPFQDMTGSRATSTIAVVIFSAFLGISALGIQKKKPEEAETFLKIINSLYAVIMRMVTLILRLTPYGILALMTKTIATTNTAGIIALSKFVIANYAALIVMFAIHLLIILLMKLNPITYIKKAFPTLTIAFTSRSSAGTLPLTIETQTKKLGIPDGIANFAASFGTTIGQNGCAGVYPAMLAVMIAPVVGINPMSIDFIAKLAIIVTISSFGIAGVGGGATFAALMVLSAMNLPVGLAGLLISVEPLIDMGRTALNVNDAMLAGLVTARMTSELDVSLYNRPVDEDMSVSL; from the coding sequence ATGGATTTAGTATGGACTTTGGTCACAATAGCCGTTATACTCATGCTTGTCGGTATTCTATACCATATGCAGAAGAAACACATATCATTTTCAAAGAGAGTATTTTCTGCCCTGCTTATGGGAATTGCAGCGGGCAGTATACTGCAGCTTGCTTTTGCATCTGACAGCCCCATACTTGCAACTTCACTGGATTGGATATCCGTTATCGGTACGGGCTATGTGAATCTTTTGAAAATGATCGTTATTCCCCTTATAATGGTCTCCATTATATCGGCCACGGTTAATTTAAAATCCCATACCAGCCTGGGAAAAATCAGTACCTATGTGCTGGCAACATTGCTGCTGACTGTGTTCATTTCTGCTTTGGTCGGCACTGCGACCGCCAATATTTTTCATCTGTCGGCAGAAGAAATAACTGTGGGTCAGGCAGAATCAGACAGGGCTGAGTATCTGGAAGGAAAAGTTACAACCGTACAGGAGCAGACGATTCCACAGCAGATTTTAAGCTTTATCCCCCAGAATCCTTTCCAGGATATGACCGGCAGCAGGGCTACCTCTACCATAGCCGTGGTCATCTTTTCCGCGTTTTTAGGCATATCCGCATTGGGAATACAAAAGAAAAAGCCGGAAGAAGCGGAAACTTTCTTAAAAATCATTAATTCCCTCTATGCTGTAATTATGCGGATGGTAACTCTTATCCTGAGATTGACGCCGTATGGCATTCTGGCTCTTATGACAAAGACAATCGCGACAACGAACACCGCAGGCATTATTGCTCTGTCTAAGTTTGTAATTGCAAACTATGCCGCTTTGATTGTCATGTTTGCCATACATCTTTTGATTATCCTGCTGATGAAATTGAATCCGATAACATATATTAAAAAGGCATTCCCGACCCTTACCATTGCGTTTACATCCAGATCCAGTGCAGGTACGCTGCCTTTAACAATTGAGACACAGACAAAAAAACTTGGTATTCCTGATGGAATTGCCAACTTTGCCGCATCATTCGGAACAACAATCGGCCAGAATGGCTGTGCAGGTGTTTATCCCGCCATGCTGGCTGTCATGATCGCCCCTGTTGTAGGGATTAACCCTATGAGTATTGATTTTATTGCAAAACTGGCTATTATCGTTACAATCAGCTCCTTTGGCATTGCCGGTGTGGGCGGCGGCGCGACATTTGCCGCTTTGATGGTTTTATCCGCAATGAATTTACCTGTAGGTCTGGCCGGACTGTTAATATCAGTGGAGCCTTTAATTGATATGGGACGGACCGCTTTGAATGTGAATGATGCCATGCTGGCTGGCCTTGTAACAGCTAGGATGACATCAGAGCTTGATGTGAGTTTGTATAATAGGCCTGTGGACGAAGATATGTCAGTTTCATTATAA
- a CDS encoding amino acid ABC transporter permease has product MDFEFIRAYTPLYIEAAGMTLRISFLGILLSAAIGLLCSLVKIFNIPVLKSIVNGYIEVSRNTPLLIQLFFLYFGLPKIGVVLSSESCAVTGLAFLGGSYMAEAFRTGIEQVPVIQSESGLSLGLTKGQVFLHIILPQAVTTSVPVFCANIIFLIKETSVFSAVALADLMFVAKDLIGIYYKTDEALLMLVAAYLIILLPISLLCSWIERRVRYAEFGN; this is encoded by the coding sequence ATGGATTTTGAGTTTATCCGTGCTTATACGCCGCTGTATATAGAGGCGGCAGGTATGACACTTCGAATATCTTTTCTGGGAATCCTGCTGTCTGCAGCCATTGGTCTTTTGTGCAGCCTGGTGAAGATTTTTAACATACCGGTGTTAAAGAGTATTGTGAATGGCTATATTGAGGTGTCCAGAAATACGCCTCTTTTGATCCAGCTGTTCTTTTTATACTTCGGACTTCCTAAAATCGGTGTTGTTTTAAGCTCTGAAAGCTGTGCCGTGACAGGGCTGGCATTTTTAGGAGGAAGCTACATGGCGGAAGCCTTTCGCACGGGAATTGAACAGGTACCGGTCATCCAGTCAGAATCGGGTCTCAGCCTGGGACTTACAAAGGGGCAGGTATTCCTGCATATTATCCTTCCTCAGGCGGTCACCACCTCAGTCCCCGTATTTTGTGCCAACATCATATTTCTCATAAAAGAAACATCGGTCTTCAGTGCAGTGGCACTGGCTGACTTAATGTTTGTGGCAAAGGATCTGATAGGAATTTATTATAAAACAGATGAGGCCCTCCTAATGCTGGTGGCAGCATACTTAATTATTTTGCTGCCCATATCCTTACTCTGTTCCTGGATAGAAAGGAGAGTCCGCTATGCAGAATTTGGGAATTAG
- a CDS encoding amino acid ABC transporter permease, with the protein MQNLGIRILFEGNNFLRLLGGLWVSLRIAAMSMVLSVGFGIVLGMVMTSKKKPVKLFTRLYLETVRIMPQLVLLFLVYFGAAKHLNVNFSGQMAAVIVFTFWGTAEMGDLVRSALESIPVHQYQSGLGLGLTELAVYRYIVIPQTIRRLLPSVMNLLTRMIKTTSLVVLIGVIEVVKVGKQVIDASRYTVPDAALWVYGVIFILYFAICYPFSRAAALLDKKIKD; encoded by the coding sequence ATGCAGAATTTGGGAATTAGGATACTGTTTGAGGGAAATAATTTTTTACGGCTGCTTGGCGGACTTTGGGTATCTCTCAGGATTGCAGCAATGTCTATGGTTTTGTCCGTGGGATTTGGAATAGTCCTTGGAATGGTGATGACCAGCAAAAAAAAGCCGGTTAAGCTTTTCACAAGGCTTTATCTGGAAACGGTCCGGATCATGCCTCAGCTGGTTCTTTTGTTTCTCGTTTATTTTGGGGCTGCAAAGCATTTGAACGTGAATTTCTCCGGGCAAATGGCTGCGGTCATTGTATTCACCTTTTGGGGGACGGCTGAAATGGGGGATCTGGTGCGAAGTGCTCTGGAATCCATACCGGTTCATCAGTATCAAAGCGGCTTAGGTTTAGGCCTGACAGAGCTTGCAGTATACCGGTATATTGTGATTCCCCAAACCATAAGAAGGCTGCTGCCGTCGGTCATGAATCTTCTGACCAGAATGATCAAAACCACATCCCTTGTTGTATTGATCGGCGTGATCGAGGTGGTGAAGGTGGGAAAACAGGTCATTGACGCTTCCAGGTACACGGTTCCTGATGCAGCGCTCTGGGTATACGGGGTGATCTTTATCCTGTACTTTGCCATCTGTTACCCGTTTTCCAGGGCCGCTGCCCTGCTAGATAAAAAAATAAAGGATTGA
- a CDS encoding amino acid ABC transporter ATP-binding protein codes for MNQEKILKTENLRKSYESGQPVLKDISFTLQKGEVVVVVGPSGCGKSTFLRCLNMLEPIDSGTIRFKDQVIDRTKRDVYEIRQKIGMVFQSYDLFPHKTILGNILLAPLKVQKRDKKEVTEEAQQLLARVGLLDKKDSYPRQLSGGQKQRVAIVRALIMHPEILLLDEITAALDPEMVREVLQVVLELAKDGMTMVIVTHEMEFARAVADRVLFMDHGVVVEESRPEEFFTSPSTDRAKQFLNTFHYEAL; via the coding sequence ATGAATCAGGAAAAGATTTTAAAGACAGAGAACCTCAGGAAGTCCTATGAAAGCGGGCAGCCGGTTTTAAAGGATATTTCCTTTACCTTGCAAAAAGGAGAGGTCGTGGTGGTGGTTGGGCCTTCGGGCTGCGGAAAAAGCACTTTTTTACGATGTCTCAACATGCTGGAACCCATTGACTCCGGCACGATCCGGTTTAAGGACCAGGTCATTGACAGAACCAAGCGGGATGTTTATGAAATAAGGCAGAAGATCGGCATGGTATTCCAAAGCTATGATCTGTTCCCTCATAAGACTATTTTAGGGAATATCCTTCTGGCTCCGTTAAAAGTGCAGAAGAGGGATAAAAAAGAAGTGACGGAGGAAGCGCAACAGCTTCTGGCCAGGGTAGGACTTTTAGATAAAAAGGATTCATACCCCAGGCAGCTGTCCGGAGGACAGAAGCAGAGGGTTGCCATTGTACGGGCGCTTATCATGCATCCGGAGATTCTGCTTTTAGATGAGATTACAGCGGCCCTGGATCCGGAGATGGTACGGGAGGTTTTACAGGTGGTGCTGGAACTGGCAAAGGACGGAATGACCATGGTCATCGTCACCCATGAAATGGAGTTTGCCAGGGCGGTGGCTGACCGTGTCCTGTTCATGGACCATGGTGTGGTGGTGGAAGAGAGCCGGCCGGAAGAGTTTTTTACCTCTCCAAGTACGGACCGGGCAAAGCAGTTTTTAAATACGTTTCATTATGAAGCGTTATAA